One segment of Carya illinoinensis cultivar Pawnee chromosome 1, C.illinoinensisPawnee_v1, whole genome shotgun sequence DNA contains the following:
- the LOC122306345 gene encoding probable disease resistance protein At5g66900: MAIVESAALGAAFGRIFSSLYDAITDAITKIRMYESILQRLKDTLDVMRPLVEKMVLSNREQDLPEERTKRLIERMEKGEKRVRKYSQLPWWKYLMRIHYANKLLELEKDLGRFFKVEISASTAMNTWESVKGVNDIRERLGLTRQNSVASCAVPRLWEHVFGLDVPLQELKMQLLKEEVSMLVLTAPGGCGKTTLAKKLGDDDDIKGKFEENIFFVPVSKTPNLKVIIQKLLGKDDRSPAFQSDEDAIHQLEQMLLVLVKQNKRILLILDDVWSGSEYLLEKFAFPLTNYKILVTSRTAFPGIRSYKLKPLNDGDAMKLFRHSAGLQDGSSSYIPDASYIPDGEMVKKIVKGCGGFPLALKVVGKSLRGKSVAAWLLRVAKWSDGCSILDTDIDSELLKCLQSSLDFKDHEMILRECFMDLGSFPEDRRIRVSGLIDMWSELYELVADGIHAIANLHELNNLNLVNLVATRQDASEVGSYCSEDFVLQHDLLRELAIHQCSQEPIEKRKKLILDINGNNLPKWWTEQKQQHISSHLLSISTDENFSSSWCKIQPPEVKVLVLNFQTQNYTLPEFVEKMKELKVLIATNYGSFPVELGNFQLLGSVPSLKRIRLEKVSLPSICKTLSASRSLEKISLFMCHIGHAFRNCSIQISDALPNLREINIDYCINLVELPAGIFNIISLKNLNITNCHKLSRLPDGLGKLKNLEVLRVRSCTVLLELPESTGSLHNLVVLDISGCLRISKLPKHIGKLCNMKEFHMKGCSALHNQLPPSIMDLEHLKLVVCDKGMAKQWESIIKEFPAHHSSPQIKVVENDINLKWLHNHF, translated from the exons ATGGCAATTGTTGAAAGCGCCGCTCTGGGTGCAGCATTTGGAAGGATATTTTCGTCGTTGTATGATGCAATTACGGATGCGATAACGAAAATCCGCATGTACGAATCCATTCTCCAACGGCTCAAAGACACGCTAGATGTTATGCGCCCTCTGGTTGAGAAGATGGTATTGTCAAACAGGGAACAGGATCTCCCAGAAGAGCGAACAAAGCGCTTGATCGAACGAATGGAGAAGGGCGAGAAGCGCGTTAGGAAGTACTCGCAGCTCCCATGGTGGAAATACCTCATGCGGATCCATTATGCGAACAAACTTCTGGAGTTGGAAAAGGATCTTGGCAGGTTCTTTAAGGTTGAGATATCGGCTAGCACTGCGATGAATACGTGGGAGTCTGTGAAGGGTGTAAACGATATTCGTGAGCGACTGGGCTTGACCCGGCAGAATAGTGTTGCGTCGTGCGCGGTTCCTCGATTGTGGGAACATGTATTTGGGTTGGATGTGCCTTTGCAGGAGTTGAAAATGCAGCTGCTGAAGGAGGAAGTGTCAATGCTTGTCTTGACTGCTCCCGGAGGATGCGGGAAGACCACTTTGGCGAAAAAGCTTGGAGATGATGACGACATTAAAG GCAAATTTGAGGAGAATATTTTCTTTGTCCCCGtctcaaaaactccaaacctgAAGGTCATTATACAAAAACTACTCGGTAAGGATGATCGGTCTCCTGCGTTTCAAAGTGATGAGGATGCAATCCACCAGCTAGAGCAAATGCTGCTAGTTCTAGTTAAGCAAAACAAACGTATATTGCTGATCCTGGATGATGTCTGGTCTGGATCGGAATATCTTCTAGAGAAATTTGCGTTTCCTTTGACTAATTACAAGATTCTGGTGACTTCAAGAACTGCCTTTCCAGGAATTCGCTCATATAAGTTAAAACCATTAAATGATGGTGATGCAATGAAACTCTTTCGTCATTCAGCAGGCCTGCAAGATGGGAGCTCCTCTTACATTCCAGATGCCTCTTACATTCCAGATGGAGAAATGGTTAAAAAG ATAGTGAAAGGCTGTGGGGGGTTTCCACTGGCCCTTAAAGTGGTTGGAAAATCACTCCGTGGGAAGTCTGTGGCGGCCTGGCTCCTTAGAGTGGCAAAATGGTCAGATGGTTGTTCTATCCTTGATACTGATATTGACAGTGAACTGCTTAAGTGTCTTCAAAGCAGTCTAGATTTCAAAGATCATGAGATGATCCTGAGGGAGTGTTTCATGGACTTGGGTTCGTTTCCTGAGGACCGAAGGATCCGTGTTTCTGGCCTCATTGATATGTGGTCCGAACTATATGAACTAGTTGCAGATGGCATTCATGCAATTGCCAACCTACATGAACTCAACAACTTGAATCTAGTTAATCTAGTGGCCACAAg GCAGGACGCAAGTGAGGTTGGCAGCTACTGCAGTGAAGACTTCGTCTTACAACATGATCTTCTTAGAGAGCTAGCTATCCATCAGTGTAGCCAGGAGCCaatagaaaagaggaaaaaattgattttggacATCAATGGAAACAATCTTCCCAAGTGGTGGACTGAACAGAAGCAGCAACATATCAGCTCCCACCTATTGTCTATCTCAACTG ATGAAAATTTCTCATCAAGTTGGTGTAAGATTCAACCACCTGAAGTTAAGGTTCTAGTTCTGAATTTTCAAACACAGAATTACACCTTGCCTGAGTTTGTGGAGAAAATGAAGGAACTAAAGGTTCTTATAGCTACCAATTATGGTTCTTTTCCGGTTGAATTAGGCAACTTTCAGCTACTTGGATCTGTACCCAGTCTAAAGAGAATCAGATTGGAGAAGGTTTCACTTCCTTCCATTTGCAAGACTCTATCAGCATCAAGGAGTTTGGAGAAGATATCCCTATTTATGTGTCATATTGGTCATGCATTTAGGAATTGCAGTATCCAGATCTCAGATGCACTGCCAAATCTAAGGGAGATAAACATTGACTACTGCATTAATCTGGTGGAATTGCCTGCTGGGATCTTTAATATTATCAGCCTTAAGAATCTCAACATCACCAATTGTCATAAGCTGTCTAGATTGCCGGATGGGTTAGGAAAGCTGAAGAATTTAGAAGTGCTAAGGGTTAGGTCATGTACTGTGTTGTTGGAGTTACCAGAGTCAACTGGAAGCCTCCATAACTTGGTCGTTCTTGACATCTCCGGCTGCCTAAGAATTAGCAAGTTGCCAAAGCACATTGGCAAGTTGTGTAATATGAAAGAGTTCCATATGAAAGGGTGCTCGGCATTGCATAATCAGTTGCCACCATCAATTATGGATCTTGAGCACTTGAAACTTGTGGTATGTGACAAAGGGATGGCCAAACAATGGGAGTCTATTATCAAGGAGTTTCCCGCGCACCACTCCAGTCCACAGATAAAAGTGGTGGAAAATGATATCAACTTGAAATGGCTTCATAATCATTTCTGA
- the LOC122306348 gene encoding L-ascorbate oxidase homolog, with translation MEKAVLLHVICGVLAVLVVAHVKADDPYRYYTWTVTYGTLSPLGVPQQVILINGQFPGPRLDVVTNDNIILNLINKIDQPFLLTWNGIKQRKNSWQDGVLGTNCPVPPNSNYTYKFQTKDQIGSYTYFPSTLLHKAAGGFGGLNVYERPRIPIPFPNPDGDFTLLIGDWYKTNHKILQQSLDSGRSLSFPDGVLINGQAQNTFSGDQGKTYMFRISNVGFSTSLNFRIQGHKLKLVEVEGSHTLQNIYDSLDVHVGQSVAVLVTLNQPPKDYYIVASTRFTKHVLTATAVLHYTNSHTPVSGPLPVGPTDQIQWSIEQARTYRWNLTASAARPNPQGSFHYGKITPSKTIVLVNSAPLINGKQRYAVNRVSYINPDTPLKLADHFNIPKVFSVDTIQVIPSSGPTFIATSVMPASLHDFIEVVLQNNESTIQSWHLDGYDFWVVGYGSGQWTPASRSSYNLVDALTRHTAQVYPNSWTTILVSLDNQGMWNMRSAIWERRYLGQQFYLRVWNALHNLANEYDIPSNVLLCGKAVGLHP, from the exons ATGGAAAAAGCAGTCTTGCTCCATGTGATTTGTGGGGTTTTGGCTGTTTTGGTTGTTGCTCATGTCAAAGCAGACGATCCGTATAGGTACTATACCTGGACTGTTACTTATGGGACTCTTTCTCCTCTGGGTGTCCCTCAACAG GTAATCCTTATCAATGGTCAGTTTCCTGGTCCTAGACTTGATGTGGTGACTAATGACAACATCATCCTCAACCTCATTAACAAGATAGACCAGCCGTTTCTACTAACATG GAATGGTATTAAACAAAGGAAGAATTCATGGCAAGATGGAGTATTGGGTACCAACTGCCCTGTCCCTCCAAACTCGAACTACACTTACAAGTTTCAAACCAAGGACCAGATTGGTTCCTACACATATTTCCCCTCAACTCTACTGCACAAAGCTGCTGGAGGGTTTGGAGGACTCAATGTATATGAGAGACCTAGGATACCAATCCCTTTTCCGAATCCTGACGGAGATTTCACTTTACTTATTGGTGATTGGTACAAAACCAACCATAAG ATATTGCAGCAATCATTGGACTCAGGGAGATCTCTTTCCTTTCCCGATGGTGTCCTTATAAATGGCCAGGCTCAGAATACCTTCAGTGGTGACCAAG GAAAAACCTACATGTTCAGGATCTCAAATGTGGGCTTCTCAACCTCATTGAACTTCAGGATTCAAGGCCACAAATTGAAGTTAGTTGAGGTTGAAGGATCTCATACTCTTCAAAACATTTATGACTCTCTTGATGTGCATGTTGGCCAATCTGTGGCTGTCTTAGTAACCTTGAACCAGCCACCGAAGGACTACTACATTGTTGCATCCACACGATTCACCAAACATGTTCTTACAGCAACTGCAGTTTTACACTACACAAACTCTCACACCCCTGTCTCTGGACCCTTGCCCGTTGGTCCTACTGACCAAATACAGTGGTCTATCGAGCAAGCCAGAACCTACAG GTGGAATTTGACAGCAAGTGCAGCAAGGCCTAATCCTCAGGGCTCATTCCATTATGGGAAGATAACGCCATCAAAGACGATTGTGTTGGTCAATTCTGCACCTTTAATAAATGGAAAGCAGCGTTATGCTGTTAACAGAGTCTCCTACATCAATCCTGACACCCCTCTGAAACTTGCCGATCATTTTAACATCCCTAAAGTCTTCAGTGTAGATACCATCCAAGTGATTCCCTCTAGTGGTCCTACATTCATAGCTACCTCTGTTATGCCAGCATCCCTCCATGATTTTATTGAAGTTGTtctccaaaacaatgaaagcaCCATTCAATCTTGGCATCTTGATGGCTATGATTTCTGGGTTGTTGG TTATGGTTCTGGACAGTGGACACCAGCTAGTAGAAGTAGCTATAATCTAGTTGATGCTCTGACTAGACATACTGCTCAG gTGTATCCAAATTCTTGGACCACCATATTGGTTTCTTTGGACAACCAAGGCATGTGGAACATGAGGTCTGCAATATGGGAAAGGCGGTATCTTGGGCAACAGTTCTATCTCAGGGTCTGGAATGCGCTCCACAACCTTGCTAATGAATATGACATTCCTTCTAATGTTTTATTATGTGGCAAAGCTGTAGGACTGCACCCTTAG